The genomic interval CGAGCGGAACGAGTTTCTGGACATCCTGCCCGCCAGCCAGCGGATGGGTGAGGAAAACTGGTATCGCGGCACCGCCGATGCGGTCACGCAGAATATCGACATCGTGGACAGCTATGGCGTCGATTACATCGTCATTCTGGCCGGCGATCACATCTACAAGATGGATTACGAGATGATGATCCGTCAGCATGTGACCGAGGGCGCGGATGTCACCGTCGGCTGCCTGACCGTGCCGCGGATGGAGGCTACGGCCTTTGGCGTCATGGCCACCGATGCCGATGGGCGGATCACCTCTTTCCTGGAAAAACCCGCTGATCCGCCGGGCATTCCGGGCGATCCCGACAAGGCGCTGGCCTCGATGGGGATTTATGTCTTCAACTGGAAATTCCTGCGCGAATTGCTGCTGAAGGATGCGCAGGACCCGAATTCATCGCATGATTTCGGCAATGACCTGATCCCCGAGATCGTCCAGAACGGCAAGGCCATCGCCCACCGTTTCGACGATTCCTGCGTGCGCGCGCCCGGCGCCGATGTCTATTGGCGCGACGTGGGTACGGTCGATGCCTTCTGGCAGGCCAATATCGACCTGTCGAACTTCACCCCCGAACTGGATCTTTGGGATCGCAGCTGGCCGATCTGGACCTATTCCGAAAGCGTGCCGCCCGCGAAATTCATCCATGACGAGGCCGACCGGCGCGGGGTGGCGATTTCCTCGATGGTGTCGGGGGGCTGCATCATCTCGGGGACCGAGGTGCGCAATTCGCTGCTGTTCACGAATGTGCATACCAACTCTTACGCGGTGCTGGATCATGCCGTGGTGCTGCCAAGGGTGGTCGTCAACCGCTCGGCCCGGCTGCGCCGCTGCGTGATCGACAGCGGGGTCGAGATCCCGGCAGGTCTGGTCGTGGGCGAAGATCATGCCGAGGACGCGAAATTCTTCCGCGTTTCCGAGCGGGGGGTCACGCTGATCACCCAGGACATGGTCGACAGGTGGAGCGCGGCGCGGTAATGCAGGTTCTTTCGGTCACATCGGAATGCGTGCCGCTGATCAAGACGGGCGGCCTGGCCGATGTGGCCGGGGCGCTGCCCGGCGCGCTGGCGCCATTTGGCGTCACCATGCGGACCCTGCTGCCGGGATATCCGGTGGTCATGGGGATGGTGAAGGATGCCAGACCCGTCGCCCGGTTCGACAATTGTTTCGGCGGACCTGCTGACCTGTTGGCCGCCACCGTCGCAGGGCTGGATCTGCTGATCCTGGATGCGCCGCATCTGTATGACCGGCCCGCAGGCCCGTATCTGAACCAGTCCGGTGTGGATTGGGTGGATAACCCGGAACGCTTTGCCGCGCTGAGCTGGGCGGCCTCGGAAATCGCGAATGGCGCCATCAAGGATTGGCAGCCCGATCTGGTCCATGCGCATGACTGGCAGGGCGGTCTGGCGCCCTATTACATCGCGCGATCGGGCGCGGCCGGGCGGGTGCGGACCGTTCTGACCATCCATAACATCGCCTTTCAGGGGCTGGCACCGGCCTCGAAAATCGCGGCGCTCAGGCTGGATCCTGCGGATTTCCATGCCGATGCGCTGGAATATTGGGGGCAGATCAGCGCGCTGAAGGCGGGGCTGGTCTTTGCCGACAAGCTGACGACCGTGTCGCCCACCTATGCCGAAGAGCTGATGACACCCGAATTCGGCATGGGTCTGCAGGGCGTGCTGCGGGATCGGCGCGCCGATTTCACCGGCATCCTGAACGGGATCGA from Paracoccus fistulariae carries:
- the glgC gene encoding glucose-1-phosphate adenylyltransferase, encoding MVDDRRLGQRSMAFVLAGGRGSRLKELTDRRVKPAVYFGGKARIIDFALSNAMNSGIRKMAVATQYKAHSLIRHCQRGWNFFRAERNEFLDILPASQRMGEENWYRGTADAVTQNIDIVDSYGVDYIVILAGDHIYKMDYEMMIRQHVTEGADVTVGCLTVPRMEATAFGVMATDADGRITSFLEKPADPPGIPGDPDKALASMGIYVFNWKFLRELLLKDAQDPNSSHDFGNDLIPEIVQNGKAIAHRFDDSCVRAPGADVYWRDVGTVDAFWQANIDLSNFTPELDLWDRSWPIWTYSESVPPAKFIHDEADRRGVAISSMVSGGCIISGTEVRNSLLFTNVHTNSYAVLDHAVVLPRVVVNRSARLRRCVIDSGVEIPAGLVVGEDHAEDAKFFRVSERGVTLITQDMVDRWSAAR
- the glgA gene encoding glycogen synthase GlgA; its protein translation is MQVLSVTSECVPLIKTGGLADVAGALPGALAPFGVTMRTLLPGYPVVMGMVKDARPVARFDNCFGGPADLLAATVAGLDLLILDAPHLYDRPAGPYLNQSGVDWVDNPERFAALSWAASEIANGAIKDWQPDLVHAHDWQGGLAPYYIARSGAAGRVRTVLTIHNIAFQGLAPASKIAALRLDPADFHADALEYWGQISALKAGLVFADKLTTVSPTYAEELMTPEFGMGLQGVLRDRRADFTGILNGIDDEVWSPASDAEVKTYKAPKGKGPNKQRLREEFGLAEAGGPLCVVVSRLTEQKGLDLLLQALPTLIGRGGQLALLGSGDPWLEDAFRRAAGPNVGIRIGYDEALSHRMIAGGDAILVPSRFEPCGLTQLYGLRYGTLPLVALTGGLADTVIPATPASIGAQVATGVQFYPVSAEALSNALNKLCDLYEQPESWAKMQRNAMGQAVGWDQSAARYAALYDSLMTKR